In one window of Bemisia tabaci chromosome 6, PGI_BMITA_v3 DNA:
- the LOC109040485 gene encoding uncharacterized protein isoform X2, which translates to MIDFNYRVKDGRGRLAFGSSGIRDCANPFNYGTSRLAIDKRSFNAPQLGPGKYDVKCEELFPQYCSLSGYGGLARRAQRFAGETEAGKEKKPKVSGIPSIYEYSPDICCQSPRRTNDFTWPFRAQYKPFEWSKRSSVPEAGLYYDGIIRKQSLQYSHCFGGKKRLNHHVLVKCQPYNIDECVICGEALDAQDYWMASGNFLCLTCMAEQRVSHSHFSQLELQKFEKIRSCSFMHSHEGTTAKIPLKSNKELSELMYHECYFSSYFDESKSVIMKPRTTGLKRKYGGRINFIGQLKIQPLKIP; encoded by the exons ATGATTG atttcaacTACCGAGTGAAAGATGGGCGCGGTCGCTTGGCATTTGGTTCGTCAGGAATCAGGGATTGCGCCAACCCTTTCAATTATGGAACCTCAAGATTAGCTATTGACAAACGCAGTTTCAATGCCCCACAACTTGGACCCGGGAAATACGATGTTAAATGTGAAGAATTGTTCCCGCAG TATTGCAGTTTGAGTGGCTATGGGGGTTTAGCACGAAGAGCACAGCGATTTGCAGGAGAGACTGAGGCAGGCAAAGAGAAGAAGCCAAAAGTTTCTGGCATTCCAAGTATCTACGAGTACAGTCCAGACATCTGCTGCCAATCTCCAAGGAGAACCAATGATTTTACCTGGCCTTTCAGAGCACAGTACAAACCGTTTGAATGGTCCAAACGGTCTTCCGTCCCAGA GGCTGGGTTATATTATGATGGGATCATTCGAAAACAGAGTTTACAATATTCTCATTGCTTCGGAGGCAAAAAGAGACTCAATCACCATGTGTTAGTCAAATGCCAGCCATACAATATAGATGAATGTGTAATATGTGGAGAGGCTCTCGACGCTCAAGATTACTGGATGGCTTCTGGGAATTTTTTATGTCTTACTTGTATGGCTGAACAGAGAGTTTCACACTCGCATTTCTCACAGCTTGAGTTGCAGAAATTTGAG AAAATCAGAAGTTGCTCTTTCATGCATTCACATGAGGGTACAACAGCGAAAATTCCTCTAAAATCAAACAAGGAGCTGTCAGAACTGATGTACCATGAATGTTACTTCTCATCATACtttgatg AGTCGAAAAGTGTGATTATGAAGCCAAGGACAACTGGATTGAAACGAAAATACGGTGGACGGATAAACTTCATAGGTCAACTAaaaatacaaccattaaaaattccCTGA
- the LOC109040485 gene encoding uncharacterized protein isoform X1 — MAELWKKAVKKATKKKKQRNLWIIYRQHYDDTDFNYRVKDGRGRLAFGSSGIRDCANPFNYGTSRLAIDKRSFNAPQLGPGKYDVKCEELFPQYCSLSGYGGLARRAQRFAGETEAGKEKKPKVSGIPSIYEYSPDICCQSPRRTNDFTWPFRAQYKPFEWSKRSSVPEAGLYYDGIIRKQSLQYSHCFGGKKRLNHHVLVKCQPYNIDECVICGEALDAQDYWMASGNFLCLTCMAEQRVSHSHFSQLELQKFEKIRSCSFMHSHEGTTAKIPLKSNKELSELMYHECYFSSYFDESKSVIMKPRTTGLKRKYGGRINFIGQLKIQPLKIP; from the exons atttcaacTACCGAGTGAAAGATGGGCGCGGTCGCTTGGCATTTGGTTCGTCAGGAATCAGGGATTGCGCCAACCCTTTCAATTATGGAACCTCAAGATTAGCTATTGACAAACGCAGTTTCAATGCCCCACAACTTGGACCCGGGAAATACGATGTTAAATGTGAAGAATTGTTCCCGCAG TATTGCAGTTTGAGTGGCTATGGGGGTTTAGCACGAAGAGCACAGCGATTTGCAGGAGAGACTGAGGCAGGCAAAGAGAAGAAGCCAAAAGTTTCTGGCATTCCAAGTATCTACGAGTACAGTCCAGACATCTGCTGCCAATCTCCAAGGAGAACCAATGATTTTACCTGGCCTTTCAGAGCACAGTACAAACCGTTTGAATGGTCCAAACGGTCTTCCGTCCCAGA GGCTGGGTTATATTATGATGGGATCATTCGAAAACAGAGTTTACAATATTCTCATTGCTTCGGAGGCAAAAAGAGACTCAATCACCATGTGTTAGTCAAATGCCAGCCATACAATATAGATGAATGTGTAATATGTGGAGAGGCTCTCGACGCTCAAGATTACTGGATGGCTTCTGGGAATTTTTTATGTCTTACTTGTATGGCTGAACAGAGAGTTTCACACTCGCATTTCTCACAGCTTGAGTTGCAGAAATTTGAG AAAATCAGAAGTTGCTCTTTCATGCATTCACATGAGGGTACAACAGCGAAAATTCCTCTAAAATCAAACAAGGAGCTGTCAGAACTGATGTACCATGAATGTTACTTCTCATCATACtttgatg AGTCGAAAAGTGTGATTATGAAGCCAAGGACAACTGGATTGAAACGAAAATACGGTGGACGGATAAACTTCATAGGTCAACTAaaaatacaaccattaaaaattccCTGA